In Aquiflexum balticum DSM 16537, a single genomic region encodes these proteins:
- a CDS encoding amidohydrolase family protein, with product MNTAITNLTKNLQLCIAILLLFFNSPLSLFGQEYLVRNIDVISMENDQVLKDHLIHVQDGKIVGVYPANKKPKFSKKVVEIDGKGAYAFPGLSEMHSHIPTTETDDFSYIQDVMWLYLANGVLNVRGMIGHHSHLELKKKIDSGEITGPRIFAAGQSLNGNSVETPQMGEAMVREQKEAGFDHLKLHPGLDMPKFLAIANTAKEEDIMFGGHISLDVGLVNSLNNGYRSVEHMDGYIEALVTDKSKLDPQVAGPFSMMAVKDADMSRIPYLVQLTLDKQAWIAPTLTLFERFFGYIPADEFRLEPEMKYMPGVQVQQWVNQKKLLENQGVLKEENVRPYLEFRKEMLMALHRGGVPIIMSSDSPQVFNVPGFSIHNEIYSMKEAGMSPYEILVSGSVNVARYFEREGEFGQIKKGAAADFVLVEGNPLNDLSNLKKVNGVMVRGEWIPKDKLQAELMRIEEKHVRK from the coding sequence ATGAACACTGCAATCACTAACCTTACCAAAAATCTCCAATTATGCATTGCCATATTATTGTTGTTTTTTAATTCTCCTTTATCCCTTTTTGGACAGGAATATCTTGTCAGAAATATAGATGTCATCAGCATGGAAAATGATCAGGTTTTAAAAGATCATCTTATCCATGTCCAAGATGGAAAAATAGTAGGTGTCTATCCAGCTAATAAAAAACCAAAATTTTCCAAAAAAGTAGTGGAGATAGATGGTAAAGGCGCTTATGCTTTTCCTGGATTGAGTGAAATGCATTCCCATATTCCCACCACGGAAACGGATGACTTCTCCTATATTCAGGATGTTATGTGGCTTTACCTCGCCAATGGCGTCCTCAATGTCAGGGGAATGATAGGGCACCACTCCCATTTGGAACTCAAAAAGAAAATCGATTCAGGTGAAATCACCGGTCCCAGAATTTTTGCTGCCGGACAATCCCTGAACGGCAACTCAGTAGAAACCCCTCAAATGGGGGAAGCTATGGTACGGGAACAAAAAGAGGCTGGTTTTGACCACCTCAAATTACACCCCGGTTTGGACATGCCCAAGTTCTTAGCTATAGCCAATACAGCCAAGGAAGAAGATATCATGTTCGGAGGTCATATTTCCCTGGATGTTGGCTTGGTCAATTCTTTGAATAACGGCTACAGATCCGTGGAACATATGGATGGATATATTGAAGCTTTGGTTACAGACAAGTCCAAATTAGATCCACAAGTCGCAGGTCCATTTAGTATGATGGCTGTCAAGGATGCGGATATGTCCAGAATTCCTTATTTGGTCCAATTGACATTGGACAAGCAAGCGTGGATTGCTCCGACACTAACTTTATTTGAAAGGTTCTTTGGCTATATTCCTGCTGATGAATTCCGCTTGGAACCGGAAATGAAATACATGCCCGGTGTACAAGTACAGCAATGGGTCAATCAGAAAAAACTCCTGGAAAACCAAGGCGTTCTAAAGGAAGAAAATGTCAGACCCTATCTGGAATTCAGAAAGGAAATGCTGATGGCCCTGCACCGTGGGGGAGTGCCCATTATAATGAGTTCTGATTCTCCGCAGGTATTCAACGTCCCCGGATTTTCTATCCACAATGAAATCTATTCCATGAAGGAGGCAGGGATGAGTCCCTATGAAATTCTTGTATCGGGTTCAGTCAATGTTGCCAGGTATTTTGAAAGAGAAGGTGAGTTTGGCCAAATCAAAAAAGGGGCTGCAGCTGATTTTGTTCTGGTAGAGGGAAATCCCTTGAATGATCTTTCCAATCTTAAGAAAGTAAATGGGGTAATGGTCCGTGGGGAATGGATTCCAAAAGATAAATTACAGGCGGAACTGATGCGGATTGAGGAGAAACATGTAAGGAAGTGA
- the gndA gene encoding NADP-dependent phosphogluconate dehydrogenase: protein MIIIITGVSGSGKTTLGTHLAKKLWLPFFDADDFHPTSNIEKMSNGIPLNDHDRIPWLEHLADKIQEWEASGGGILACSALKEQYRQMLQVVPQILWVHLKGSKELLNERMMTREDHYMKPGLLESQLETWEEPEYGLHLDVIKKPEDLLEIIMQSEKITSPGLHVGVIGMGVMGKSLAMNLAENGVPTAVFNRHVPEKEEKIASTFASENSLFPLLKGFDDLETFVKALDKPRKILLMIPAGVAIDQQIQQLEPLLDQGDIIIDGGNSFFEDSSRRFQDINQKGFHFIPMGVSGGEEGARKGPSMMPGGSKEAYDLIAPYLKKIAAKDANGKPCVGFIGPSGSGHFIKMVHNSIEYAEMQVMAETVHLMKYGLKLSYPEISKILKSWSGEGLKSYLLEITADILVTKEGKNFLLDMILDKAGQKGTGAWSLTTALKYYVPYSPLAEAVTARLLSSQKEDREELAALYGHRFGAFAEDKVILLEKVRNAYALTRILNHEVGFNLMEQVSKNENWNLEFSEIARIWTNGCIIRSTLMENMVTLFKENSSLLKTKQIKAKAKELRHDLAYIVGLGLQHGFALPVMSAAVNYFYGRITTDSSANLIQAQRDFFGAHTYQRKDDPSGKFYHSEWKS from the coding sequence ATGATAATCATAATAACAGGAGTTTCGGGCAGCGGAAAAACTACTTTGGGCACCCACTTAGCCAAAAAACTTTGGCTTCCCTTTTTTGATGCAGACGATTTCCATCCTACTTCCAACATTGAAAAGATGTCCAACGGCATTCCTCTCAATGATCATGACCGGATTCCGTGGCTGGAGCACCTTGCTGATAAAATTCAGGAATGGGAAGCTTCAGGAGGCGGTATATTAGCTTGTTCTGCCTTGAAGGAACAATATCGGCAGATGCTTCAGGTAGTCCCTCAAATACTTTGGGTCCATCTCAAAGGTAGCAAGGAATTGCTTAACGAAAGAATGATGACCAGGGAAGATCATTATATGAAACCCGGCTTGTTGGAATCCCAATTGGAAACTTGGGAAGAACCTGAATATGGCCTGCATTTGGATGTTATCAAAAAACCCGAAGACTTGTTGGAAATAATCATGCAATCTGAAAAGATAACCTCTCCGGGACTGCATGTTGGCGTAATTGGAATGGGTGTGATGGGAAAAAGTCTGGCCATGAACCTTGCGGAGAATGGTGTTCCGACTGCAGTATTCAATAGACATGTTCCGGAAAAAGAAGAAAAAATCGCCTCCACTTTTGCATCAGAAAATAGCCTATTTCCATTGCTCAAAGGTTTTGATGATTTGGAGACATTTGTGAAGGCTTTGGATAAACCCAGGAAAATACTTTTGATGATTCCTGCGGGAGTTGCCATTGACCAACAAATACAACAATTGGAACCTTTATTGGATCAGGGAGATATTATCATTGACGGCGGCAATTCCTTTTTTGAAGATTCTTCCCGAAGGTTTCAGGATATTAACCAAAAAGGTTTCCATTTTATCCCGATGGGTGTTTCAGGTGGCGAAGAGGGTGCCAGAAAAGGCCCTTCAATGATGCCGGGAGGAAGTAAGGAAGCTTACGACCTTATTGCTCCATATCTAAAAAAAATCGCAGCAAAAGATGCTAATGGAAAGCCATGCGTTGGTTTTATAGGCCCATCAGGTTCAGGTCATTTTATCAAAATGGTCCATAACAGTATAGAATATGCAGAGATGCAGGTCATGGCAGAAACCGTCCACCTGATGAAATATGGATTGAAACTGTCTTATCCTGAAATCTCAAAAATCTTAAAATCCTGGTCGGGCGAAGGATTGAAAAGTTACCTATTGGAAATCACAGCAGATATTTTGGTGACCAAAGAAGGGAAAAATTTTCTCTTGGACATGATCCTCGACAAAGCTGGCCAAAAGGGAACTGGTGCGTGGTCCTTGACTACTGCCTTGAAATACTATGTTCCCTACAGCCCTTTGGCTGAAGCTGTCACAGCCCGTTTGCTTTCCAGCCAAAAAGAGGACAGAGAGGAATTGGCAGCATTGTATGGACACAGATTCGGGGCATTTGCGGAGGATAAAGTTATTTTGTTGGAAAAAGTAAGAAATGCCTATGCCCTCACAAGAATCCTGAACCATGAGGTTGGTTTCAACCTGATGGAACAGGTATCCAAAAATGAAAATTGGAATCTTGAATTCAGTGAAATAGCCCGTATCTGGACCAATGGATGCATTATCAGATCTACCTTGATGGAAAATATGGTTACTCTTTTCAAGGAAAACAGTTCCCTATTGAAAACCAAACAAATCAAAGCCAAGGCAAAAGAATTGAGACATGATTTGGCTTATATAGTGGGCTTGGGTTTGCAGCATGGATTTGCGTTGCCTGTCATGTCTGCAGCTGTAAACTATTTTTATGGAAGAATTACCACGGATTCTTCTGCCAATTTAATACAAGCGCAAAGGGATTTTTTCGGTGCTCATACATATCAAAGAAAAGATGATCCTTCGGGAAAGTTCTATCATTCAGAATGGAAATCATAA
- a CDS encoding DUF294 nucleotidyltransferase-like domain-containing protein: MIATKEFNTEHFYTRKVEDLHLRKLRICHWDVPLYQVAQIMAKEKVSILFIGESDIEIKGFVTDITLRDKVVAARLSYEIPVGEIMDKNIIFIHKEAFLYEALLMMFQTKTRYLLVKDSGRYLGWISRNKILTEQSQGPFIFIQSVKQAMHKDELKEKWAQVPEIIHQLVSKGLKAQIINQIITTVTDAISLRIIENTIRDIGPPPANFVFFVLGSEGRAEQTLKTDQDNAIIYEDKANEHREMVRAYFLEFAEIVSASLDHVGIVFCKGGFMAKNPKWTHSLSHWKRNYESWIQESTQETVLKYATFFDCRPIYGDFSLLDSLKEFMDTQLQNPPERFFINMGANALQYEAPLTFFKNIRTFKIDGEKHFNIKKTMTPIVDLARVFALKHRIFETNTGKRIEALEEKGVFSANESQELYHAYYYLMNLRLEKQALQMIEKEEEPKNFVSINQLTKVQMATLVEIFKVIKEFQLKIKIEFTKNIF, translated from the coding sequence ATGATAGCTACAAAAGAATTCAATACTGAACATTTTTACACCAGAAAGGTAGAAGACCTCCATTTACGAAAATTACGCATTTGCCATTGGGACGTTCCCTTGTATCAAGTTGCGCAGATAATGGCAAAAGAGAAGGTCTCCATTCTTTTTATTGGAGAATCCGATATAGAAATCAAAGGTTTCGTCACTGATATTACGCTTAGAGATAAAGTGGTGGCTGCACGTCTTTCCTATGAGATTCCCGTAGGTGAAATTATGGATAAAAATATCATTTTTATCCACAAAGAGGCATTTTTATATGAAGCATTGTTAATGATGTTTCAGACCAAAACCCGCTACTTGTTGGTAAAGGATTCCGGTAGATATTTGGGATGGATCAGTAGGAATAAAATTTTGACAGAGCAGTCTCAAGGTCCATTTATTTTTATTCAATCAGTAAAGCAGGCCATGCATAAAGATGAGCTGAAAGAGAAATGGGCACAGGTACCGGAGATTATCCATCAATTGGTTTCCAAGGGCTTAAAAGCACAGATCATCAATCAGATTATCACTACTGTTACCGATGCCATTTCCTTACGGATAATTGAAAATACCATCAGGGATATAGGCCCCCCGCCGGCCAATTTTGTTTTTTTTGTTTTGGGAAGCGAAGGAAGGGCTGAACAAACCCTAAAAACCGATCAAGATAATGCCATTATCTATGAAGACAAGGCCAATGAACACCGAGAAATGGTGAGGGCCTATTTTTTGGAATTTGCCGAAATCGTATCGGCTTCTTTGGATCATGTTGGGATAGTTTTTTGTAAAGGTGGGTTTATGGCAAAAAATCCCAAATGGACGCATTCCCTGTCACATTGGAAAAGAAATTACGAATCCTGGATTCAGGAATCTACGCAGGAAACCGTTTTGAAGTATGCCACCTTTTTTGATTGCAGGCCTATTTATGGAGATTTTAGTCTTTTGGATTCCCTGAAAGAATTTATGGATACTCAACTTCAGAATCCTCCCGAACGGTTTTTTATCAATATGGGAGCCAATGCCCTGCAATATGAGGCCCCGTTGACCTTTTTCAAAAACATCAGGACATTTAAAATCGATGGTGAGAAACATTTTAATATCAAGAAAACAATGACCCCGATTGTTGATTTGGCAAGGGTTTTTGCTTTGAAGCATAGGATTTTTGAAACCAATACCGGGAAAAGAATTGAGGCTTTAGAGGAAAAAGGGGTGTTTTCGGCCAACGAATCGCAGGAACTGTACCATGCTTATTATTACCTCATGAATTTGAGACTTGAAAAACAAGCCCTACAAATGATAGAAAAAGAGGAAGAACCAAAGAATTTTGTAAGTATCAATCAACTGACCAAAGTACAAATGGCAACATTGGTAGAAATATTTAAAGTGATCAAGGAATTCCAGTTGAAAATTAAAATAGAATTCACTAAAAATATATTTTAG
- a CDS encoding glucosamine-6-phosphate isomerase, whose amino-acid sequence MLSNYPLSEVEKAFLKESGVEKISTLIPYLTVDNFPKLGLITACRFLEWAAENPNGVISLPTGKTPEYFIKWTQFLLENWDSKKGKDVREKYGLSGVKKPVLKDLTFVQIDEFYPISSKQKNSFFDYVNKFYLEGFGLNKEKAILINSDEIPLADGKHFKEVFPDLKVDLSLRFREPINNLEKIQQKSIYMIDHWCGQYEKKIRDVGGIGFFLGGIGPDGHIAFNTRGSHLYSTTRLTETNFETQAVAAGDLGGIEISANRLVITIGLDTIVHNPEAVGIIIAAGEAKAQIVKDSLETPLNNIYPGTVLQKLKNGRFYLTKGAAVRLTDSVDAYYQNGEWTWEKTERAIVDLCKKIKKYGHRLKIEDLKADKYTSMIPGLSEDTVNQVIKSTVEKINRGTTKEKNEVLLHTGPHHDDISLGILPHITNQLQENSNEAHFSVLTSGFTAVTNTFVIDTLLLTKRLLDEGEIQMVKYEDFFDVGYKLKTDKDVYHFLTNVASEDPDQRMRGLCHRVVRAVVDIFEVKSKQKLRETINDIISILKNSYDGEKNPSKIQKLKGMIREFEEELVWAHFGVQVKNVHHLRLGFYTGDIFTEQPDKKRDVIPIVEMFKSINPTKISLTLDPEGSGPDTHYKVLQATAEAVRQWGEEKDLSELRIIGYRNVWFKFEPHEANVIVPVSLGDMSVMEDSFANCYLSQVNASFPSYSHNGKFSTVAKRTWVGQLNDIQLLLGKNYFYQHDTAKVRSSHGLIFFKDMNVEEFLAHARELEKSIEGML is encoded by the coding sequence ATGCTTAGCAATTATCCGCTTTCCGAAGTAGAAAAAGCATTCCTCAAAGAATCCGGTGTTGAAAAAATCAGCACATTGATTCCTTACCTTACGGTAGATAATTTTCCCAAGTTGGGATTGATCACTGCCTGTAGGTTTTTGGAATGGGCAGCTGAAAATCCCAATGGGGTCATCAGTTTGCCTACAGGAAAAACACCGGAATATTTCATTAAATGGACCCAGTTTTTATTGGAAAATTGGGACAGCAAAAAGGGGAAGGACGTCAGGGAAAAATATGGCCTTTCAGGAGTAAAAAAGCCTGTTTTGAAAGATCTGACTTTTGTACAGATCGATGAGTTTTACCCCATATCATCCAAGCAGAAAAACAGCTTTTTTGACTATGTCAACAAATTCTATTTAGAAGGATTTGGACTGAATAAGGAAAAGGCGATTTTGATCAATTCAGATGAAATACCTTTGGCAGATGGTAAGCATTTCAAAGAAGTTTTTCCTGACCTTAAAGTAGACCTTTCCTTGAGATTCCGGGAACCTATCAATAATCTGGAAAAAATTCAACAGAAATCCATTTACATGATAGACCATTGGTGCGGTCAATATGAGAAAAAAATCAGGGACGTTGGAGGTATAGGATTTTTCTTGGGAGGCATTGGACCTGATGGTCACATTGCTTTCAATACCAGGGGATCCCACCTTTACTCTACAACTAGATTAACTGAGACCAACTTTGAGACTCAGGCTGTAGCAGCAGGTGATTTGGGTGGAATCGAAATTTCGGCCAACAGATTGGTCATTACTATTGGATTGGATACCATTGTCCACAATCCTGAAGCAGTAGGTATCATCATCGCTGCCGGGGAGGCAAAAGCCCAGATAGTCAAAGATTCACTTGAGACTCCGCTCAATAATATCTATCCGGGTACCGTCTTGCAAAAACTGAAGAATGGCCGTTTTTACCTGACCAAGGGCGCGGCGGTGAGATTGACTGATTCAGTAGATGCCTATTACCAAAATGGGGAATGGACTTGGGAAAAAACAGAAAGAGCGATCGTAGATTTATGTAAAAAGATCAAAAAATACGGTCACCGTCTTAAAATAGAAGATCTTAAAGCTGATAAGTACACCTCAATGATTCCGGGTCTTTCGGAAGATACTGTCAATCAGGTTATTAAAAGTACAGTTGAGAAAATCAACAGAGGTACTACAAAGGAAAAAAACGAGGTGCTCCTGCACACAGGCCCTCATCATGACGATATATCTTTGGGGATATTGCCACATATTACCAATCAGCTTCAGGAGAATAGCAATGAGGCACATTTTTCAGTGCTGACTTCCGGGTTCACGGCTGTTACAAATACATTTGTAATTGATACCCTTCTACTTACAAAAAGACTATTGGATGAAGGTGAAATCCAAATGGTGAAGTATGAAGATTTCTTTGATGTCGGGTATAAACTGAAGACCGACAAAGACGTGTACCATTTCCTGACCAATGTGGCATCAGAAGATCCTGACCAAAGAATGAGGGGCTTGTGTCATAGGGTGGTGAGAGCTGTTGTGGATATTTTTGAAGTAAAATCCAAGCAAAAACTCAGGGAAACCATCAATGATATCATAAGCATTTTGAAGAATTCCTATGACGGTGAAAAGAATCCCTCAAAAATCCAGAAATTGAAAGGGATGATCAGGGAATTTGAGGAAGAACTGGTCTGGGCTCATTTTGGTGTGCAGGTGAAAAACGTACACCATTTGAGGTTAGGATTCTACACCGGGGATATTTTCACTGAGCAGCCGGATAAAAAGCGTGATGTAATCCCAATTGTGGAAATGTTTAAGAGTATTAATCCTACAAAAATAAGCTTGACACTTGATCCCGAAGGTTCCGGTCCGGACACTCACTACAAAGTTCTCCAGGCCACTGCTGAGGCCGTGAGACAATGGGGAGAGGAAAAGGACCTGAGTGAATTGAGAATTATTGGATACAGGAATGTTTGGTTTAAATTTGAACCCCATGAAGCCAATGTGATTGTCCCCGTTTCTTTGGGAGACATGTCGGTCATGGAGGATTCTTTTGCCAATTGTTACCTCAGCCAGGTCAATGCCTCATTCCCCAGCTACAGCCACAATGGCAAGTTCAGTACTGTGGCCAAAAGGACTTGGGTAGGACAATTAAATGATATTCAGTTGCTTTTGGGAAAAAATTACTTTTATCAGCATGATACAGCTAAAGTGAGGTCCAGTCATGGATTGATCTTTTTCAAAGACATGAATGTAGAAGAATTTCTAGCCCATGCGAGAGAGTTGGAAAAATCAATTGAGGGAATGCTCTAA
- a CDS encoding ROK family protein: MLKTEKPILGLDIGGTNIKAGVLIGSELTDIRMISTPSDESQEAILETIAGFIESFLHHGFFAIGIGIPGLIDTDNGIVLNLGNIPSFKKVLLKEFLEERFCKPVFINNDANCFALGEYKFGAAQVYQHVVGITLGTGLGAGIIVNGHLYCGFNCAAGEWCSAPYLDKDFEFYCSGKFFHWKYQAKAKSLSKKADQGDPIALEAYAEYGHHLGELIKNVLYTLAPQAIVLGGSIRKAYPFFKDSMEATIATFKYPSVSGNLKILISDLDETAIHGAVALVGEYAVPVEKIGIEVGGK; the protein is encoded by the coding sequence ATGCTCAAAACCGAAAAACCTATTCTTGGATTGGATATTGGAGGGACCAATATCAAGGCTGGTGTACTTATTGGGTCGGAACTGACTGACATCAGAATGATTTCCACTCCTTCCGACGAAAGTCAAGAGGCTATTTTGGAAACTATCGCCGGATTTATAGAAAGCTTTCTACATCATGGTTTTTTTGCCATCGGAATAGGTATCCCCGGATTGATTGATACAGATAATGGAATTGTGCTCAATTTGGGCAATATCCCTTCATTTAAAAAAGTGCTCCTCAAGGAATTTTTGGAGGAAAGATTTTGTAAACCCGTATTCATCAACAATGATGCGAATTGCTTTGCCCTGGGGGAATATAAATTCGGTGCAGCGCAGGTATACCAGCATGTTGTAGGTATCACATTGGGCACAGGACTTGGTGCAGGAATTATTGTCAATGGACACCTGTACTGCGGATTCAACTGTGCTGCCGGGGAATGGTGTTCGGCCCCTTACTTGGACAAGGATTTTGAATTCTATTGCAGCGGTAAATTTTTTCACTGGAAGTATCAGGCAAAAGCCAAATCATTATCAAAAAAAGCTGATCAAGGAGACCCAATTGCCTTGGAAGCTTATGCTGAATACGGACATCATTTAGGTGAATTGATTAAAAATGTTTTGTATACGCTTGCGCCACAGGCAATTGTTCTGGGTGGTTCGATACGGAAAGCCTATCCATTTTTCAAGGATAGCATGGAGGCGACTATCGCTACCTTCAAATACCCTTCAGTAAGCGGAAACCTCAAAATTCTGATTTCAGATTTGGATGAAACGGCGATCCACGGTGCAGTCGCATTGGTTGGGGAATATGCGGTTCCTGTAGAGAAAATTGGCATTGAAGTCGGTGGAAAGTAA
- a CDS encoding cystathionine beta-synthase, whose amino-acid sequence MIYNSIIETIGNTPMIRLNKLNKGIKGEILVKVEYFNPGNSMKDRMAIKMVEDAEEAGLLKPGGTIIEGTSGNTGMGLALAAIAKGYRCIFTMADKQSKEKIDILKAVGAEVIVCPTNVSPEDPRSYYSVARKLNNDIPNSFYPNQYDNLSNSLAHYETTGPEIWKDTEGKITHYAAGVGTGGSMCGTAKYLKEQNPDIVTVGIDTYGSVFKKYKETGIFDENEVYPYLTEGIGEDILPKNVDFSLIDHFIKVTDKDAAVMTRRLSKEEGLFVGWSCGSAVHGALEYAKENLKEGDRMVIILPDHGTRYLGKIYNDDWMRNHGFLEDKTFGTARDIIASRNGNYQLLVSYKNDRVKDTIHLMNSKSVSQIPVIEDGQVIGSITDSKLLSKIIENPELKDAAVADVMEDPMKFVALDSTLDVLSSMLDSAKAVLVRDDNHQVHIVTKHDILEAMTK is encoded by the coding sequence ATGATTTATAACTCCATTATTGAGACCATAGGAAATACTCCTATGATCAGGCTGAACAAATTGAACAAAGGAATCAAAGGTGAGATACTAGTAAAAGTGGAGTATTTCAATCCCGGTAATTCCATGAAAGACCGTATGGCTATCAAAATGGTGGAAGATGCGGAAGAAGCAGGTCTGCTCAAACCTGGAGGGACCATCATCGAAGGGACGAGTGGCAATACAGGGATGGGTCTGGCATTAGCGGCAATTGCAAAAGGATACCGGTGTATTTTTACCATGGCCGATAAGCAATCCAAAGAAAAAATCGATATTCTCAAAGCAGTGGGTGCAGAAGTTATTGTTTGTCCTACCAATGTATCACCCGAAGATCCAAGGTCATATTATTCAGTTGCAAGAAAGCTGAATAATGATATCCCGAATTCTTTTTACCCAAATCAGTACGATAACCTATCCAACTCTTTGGCACATTATGAAACCACGGGTCCTGAAATCTGGAAGGATACTGAAGGGAAAATAACCCATTATGCAGCTGGAGTAGGGACAGGAGGGTCCATGTGCGGAACAGCCAAATACCTTAAAGAACAAAATCCCGATATTGTTACTGTAGGTATTGATACTTATGGTTCTGTTTTTAAAAAATACAAAGAGACAGGCATATTTGATGAGAATGAAGTTTATCCCTACCTGACAGAAGGAATTGGTGAGGACATTTTACCCAAAAATGTTGATTTCTCCTTAATTGATCATTTTATAAAAGTGACGGATAAAGATGCCGCAGTCATGACAAGAAGACTTTCAAAAGAAGAAGGCCTTTTTGTTGGATGGTCTTGCGGTTCTGCTGTTCATGGAGCTTTGGAATATGCCAAAGAAAATCTGAAAGAGGGTGATAGAATGGTCATAATTTTACCTGACCACGGTACAAGATACCTGGGAAAAATCTACAATGACGACTGGATGAGAAATCACGGTTTTCTGGAAGACAAAACTTTTGGAACTGCCCGGGATATTATCGCTTCCCGAAATGGCAATTACCAATTGTTGGTTTCCTATAAAAATGACAGGGTTAAAGACACCATTCATCTGATGAACAGTAAAAGTGTCTCCCAAATTCCGGTTATAGAAGATGGTCAGGTGATCGGAAGTATAACAGACAGCAAGCTACTTTCCAAGATTATAGAAAATCCCGAGCTGAAAGATGCAGCAGTGGCAGATGTAATGGAAGATCCCATGAAGTTCGTGGCTTTGGACAGTACTCTGGATGTATTGTCTTCCATGCTTGACTCTGCCAAAGCAGTGCTTGTGAGAGATGACAATCATCAAGTCCATATTGTGACCAAGCACGATATTCTTGAGGCGATGACGAAGTAG
- a CDS encoding DUF2189 domain-containing protein, with translation MSKEKLALLRERGYDFDIKDIFLRAWQMYLKEPLQSSAFMMFIFSLQLLAILYLKDFALLQGIFLAPPLYSGFYLVANKISMKQQVVYPDFFKGFNFYIPVFSIWLIGQIITAFGLVLFVIPGIYLAVAYSFSVLMALFGGFDFWTALEESRKLITVRWLKFFLFTLVVIVINVLGIMSFFLGLLVTVPVTYYATYILFEDLTKDIFAE, from the coding sequence ATGAGCAAAGAGAAATTGGCATTATTAAGAGAAAGAGGATATGACTTTGATATCAAAGATATCTTTTTACGTGCCTGGCAAATGTATTTGAAAGAGCCCTTACAAAGTTCTGCATTTATGATGTTCATATTTTCTTTACAACTTCTGGCGATTTTATACCTCAAAGATTTTGCGTTGTTACAAGGGATCTTTCTTGCACCGCCTTTATACTCCGGGTTTTACCTTGTGGCCAATAAAATCTCAATGAAACAACAAGTTGTGTACCCGGATTTTTTTAAAGGATTCAATTTCTATATTCCTGTGTTTTCAATTTGGCTGATAGGCCAGATAATTACGGCTTTCGGATTGGTTCTATTTGTGATTCCGGGTATTTATCTTGCTGTAGCTTATAGTTTTTCTGTGTTGATGGCGTTGTTTGGAGGTTTTGATTTCTGGACCGCCTTGGAAGAAAGCAGGAAATTGATCACCGTTCGTTGGCTTAAATTCTTTTTGTTTACATTGGTCGTTATTGTGATCAATGTTTTGGGAATAATGTCCTTTTTCTTAGGATTATTGGTCACCGTTCCGGTCACGTATTATGCTACTTATATTCTTTTTGAGGACCTGACAAAGGATATTTTTGCAGAATAA